From a single Callithrix jacchus isolate 240 chromosome 5, calJac240_pri, whole genome shotgun sequence genomic region:
- the SOHLH2 gene encoding spermatogenesis- and oogenesis-specific basic helix-loop-helix-containing protein 2 isoform X3 — MVQKLFSNTAEVAITISDLKEAAALLDDWIFSMIFLKMPSSLSAEELEAIQLIRFGKKKNTHSLFVFIIPENFKGCISGHAGDMTLTEPLTMEKLSIVVKYWNTCLSNTVKIENATGPEEPGLPLQRSYSEHLGYFPTDLSACPESLGNGNGLELNASLSEPERSRKTSLLHSSKEKLRRERIKYCCEQLRVLLPYVKGRKNDTASVLEATVEYVKYIRAKIPPAVMAQITEALQSNNRFCKKQQTPLQLSLLGTVMAQWENSVPSTYSPERGLQFLPNTCWNVCSTPGAVGSLDEAVRGPLSSTSENAIGDQYKTQIPNAAPSLNSFHTVRYYSNVTPSYDETAVTNQNISIHLPSAVPPVSNLLPQHCTSGLGQTCTTHPTCLQQFWAY, encoded by the exons ATGgtacagaaattattttcaaacacaGCAGAAGTCGCCATCACCATCAGTGACCTGAAGGAGGCAGCAGCACTTTTGGATGATTGGATATTCAGTATGATTTTCTTGAAGATGCCTTCTTCACTAAGTGCTGAGGAGCTAGAAGCCATCCAGTTAATTAG atttggcaaaaagaaaaacacacattcgctgtttgtttttataatcCCTGAAAATTTTAAAG GTTGTATTTCAGGACATGCAGGTGATATGACTTTAACTGAACCACTGACAATGGAAAAATTGAGTATTGTGGTAAAATACTGGAATACATGTCTCTCAAACACTG TTAAGATTGAAAATGCTACTGGGCCAGAAGAACCTGGATTGCCCCTGCAGAGGTCTTACAGCGAACACCTGGGATATTTTCCTACTGATCTATCTGCCTG cCCTGAATCTCTAGGAAATGGCAATGGGCTTGAATTAAATGCTTCATTGTCAGAGCCCGAGAGAAGCAGAAAGACTTCTCTTCTTCATTCAAGCAAGGAAAAGCTAAGAAG AGAAAGAATCAAGTATTGCTGTGAGCAGCTGCGTGTTCTCTTGCCATATGTAAAGGGGAGAAAGAATGATACAGCTTCAGTTCTTGAGGCAACAGTTGAGTATGTGAAATATATCCGGGCGAAAATTCCCCCAGCCGTTATGGCCCAG ATTACAGAAGCACTTCAAAGCAACAACAGATTTTGTAAGAAACAACAAACACCTCTCCAGCTGTCTCTCCTAGGCACTGTCATGGCACAGTG GGAAAATAGTGTGCCGAGCACTTACTCTCCTGAGAGAGGGCTCCAGTTCCTGCCTAACACGTGCTGGAATGTGTGCTCCACTCCTGGTGCAGTGGGCTCTTTGGATGAAGCTGTGAGAG GTCCGTTAAGCTCCACCTCAGAGAATGCTATTGGTGATCAGTATAAAACTCAGATTCCCAATGCAGCGCCCTCTCTGAATTCCTTCCATACTGTCAGATATTATTCTAACGTCACCCCTTCCTATGACGAAACTGCCGTAACAAATCAGAACATTTCGATTCATTTACCTTCAGCCGTGCCCCCGGTCTCAAATCTTCTCCCTCAGCACTGCACTTCTGGGTTGGGCCAGACGTGCACTACACATCCCACCTGTCTG CAACAGTTTTGGGCATATTAA
- the SOHLH2 gene encoding spermatogenesis- and oogenesis-specific basic helix-loop-helix-containing protein 2 isoform X2, which yields MRIRKENSSEAKIDVLLVGDVTVGYLADMVQKLFSNTAEVAITISDLKEAAALLDDWIFSMIFLKMPSSLSAEELEAIQLIRFGKKKNTHSLFVFIIPENFKGCISGHAGDMTLTEPLTMEKLSIVVKYWNTCLSNTVKIENATGPEEPGLPLQRSYSEHLGYFPTDLSACPESLGNGNGLELNASLSEPERSRKTSLLHSSKEKLRRERIKYCCEQLRVLLPYVKGRKNDTASVLEATVEYVKYIRAKIPPAVMAQITEALQSNNRFCKKQQTPLQLSLLGTVMAQWENSVPSTYSPERGLQFLPNTCWNVCSTPGAVGSLDEAVRGPLSSTSENAIGDQYKTQIPNAAPSLNSFHTVRYYSNVTPSYDETAVTNQNISIHLPSAVPPVSNLLPQHCTSGLGQTCTTHPTCLQQFWAY from the exons GCAAAAATAGACGTCTTATTAGTTGGAGATGTCACTGTGGGCTACCTGGCTGATATGgtacagaaattattttcaaacacaGCAGAAGTCGCCATCACCATCAGTGACCTGAAGGAGGCAGCAGCACTTTTGGATGATTGGATATTCAGTATGATTTTCTTGAAGATGCCTTCTTCACTAAGTGCTGAGGAGCTAGAAGCCATCCAGTTAATTAG atttggcaaaaagaaaaacacacattcgctgtttgtttttataatcCCTGAAAATTTTAAAG GTTGTATTTCAGGACATGCAGGTGATATGACTTTAACTGAACCACTGACAATGGAAAAATTGAGTATTGTGGTAAAATACTGGAATACATGTCTCTCAAACACTG TTAAGATTGAAAATGCTACTGGGCCAGAAGAACCTGGATTGCCCCTGCAGAGGTCTTACAGCGAACACCTGGGATATTTTCCTACTGATCTATCTGCCTG cCCTGAATCTCTAGGAAATGGCAATGGGCTTGAATTAAATGCTTCATTGTCAGAGCCCGAGAGAAGCAGAAAGACTTCTCTTCTTCATTCAAGCAAGGAAAAGCTAAGAAG AGAAAGAATCAAGTATTGCTGTGAGCAGCTGCGTGTTCTCTTGCCATATGTAAAGGGGAGAAAGAATGATACAGCTTCAGTTCTTGAGGCAACAGTTGAGTATGTGAAATATATCCGGGCGAAAATTCCCCCAGCCGTTATGGCCCAG ATTACAGAAGCACTTCAAAGCAACAACAGATTTTGTAAGAAACAACAAACACCTCTCCAGCTGTCTCTCCTAGGCACTGTCATGGCACAGTG GGAAAATAGTGTGCCGAGCACTTACTCTCCTGAGAGAGGGCTCCAGTTCCTGCCTAACACGTGCTGGAATGTGTGCTCCACTCCTGGTGCAGTGGGCTCTTTGGATGAAGCTGTGAGAG GTCCGTTAAGCTCCACCTCAGAGAATGCTATTGGTGATCAGTATAAAACTCAGATTCCCAATGCAGCGCCCTCTCTGAATTCCTTCCATACTGTCAGATATTATTCTAACGTCACCCCTTCCTATGACGAAACTGCCGTAACAAATCAGAACATTTCGATTCATTTACCTTCAGCCGTGCCCCCGGTCTCAAATCTTCTCCCTCAGCACTGCACTTCTGGGTTGGGCCAGACGTGCACTACACATCCCACCTGTCTG CAACAGTTTTGGGCATATTAA
- the SOHLH2 gene encoding spermatogenesis- and oogenesis-specific basic helix-loop-helix-containing protein 2 isoform X1, whose amino-acid sequence MAASIICQEHGRISGQAKIDVLLVGDVTVGYLADMVQKLFSNTAEVAITISDLKEAAALLDDWIFSMIFLKMPSSLSAEELEAIQLIRFGKKKNTHSLFVFIIPENFKGCISGHAGDMTLTEPLTMEKLSIVVKYWNTCLSNTVKIENATGPEEPGLPLQRSYSEHLGYFPTDLSACPESLGNGNGLELNASLSEPERSRKTSLLHSSKEKLRRERIKYCCEQLRVLLPYVKGRKNDTASVLEATVEYVKYIRAKIPPAVMAQITEALQSNNRFCKKQQTPLQLSLLGTVMAQWENSVPSTYSPERGLQFLPNTCWNVCSTPGAVGSLDEAVRGPLSSTSENAIGDQYKTQIPNAAPSLNSFHTVRYYSNVTPSYDETAVTNQNISIHLPSAVPPVSNLLPQHCTSGLGQTCTTHPTCLQQFWAY is encoded by the exons GCAAAAATAGACGTCTTATTAGTTGGAGATGTCACTGTGGGCTACCTGGCTGATATGgtacagaaattattttcaaacacaGCAGAAGTCGCCATCACCATCAGTGACCTGAAGGAGGCAGCAGCACTTTTGGATGATTGGATATTCAGTATGATTTTCTTGAAGATGCCTTCTTCACTAAGTGCTGAGGAGCTAGAAGCCATCCAGTTAATTAG atttggcaaaaagaaaaacacacattcgctgtttgtttttataatcCCTGAAAATTTTAAAG GTTGTATTTCAGGACATGCAGGTGATATGACTTTAACTGAACCACTGACAATGGAAAAATTGAGTATTGTGGTAAAATACTGGAATACATGTCTCTCAAACACTG TTAAGATTGAAAATGCTACTGGGCCAGAAGAACCTGGATTGCCCCTGCAGAGGTCTTACAGCGAACACCTGGGATATTTTCCTACTGATCTATCTGCCTG cCCTGAATCTCTAGGAAATGGCAATGGGCTTGAATTAAATGCTTCATTGTCAGAGCCCGAGAGAAGCAGAAAGACTTCTCTTCTTCATTCAAGCAAGGAAAAGCTAAGAAG AGAAAGAATCAAGTATTGCTGTGAGCAGCTGCGTGTTCTCTTGCCATATGTAAAGGGGAGAAAGAATGATACAGCTTCAGTTCTTGAGGCAACAGTTGAGTATGTGAAATATATCCGGGCGAAAATTCCCCCAGCCGTTATGGCCCAG ATTACAGAAGCACTTCAAAGCAACAACAGATTTTGTAAGAAACAACAAACACCTCTCCAGCTGTCTCTCCTAGGCACTGTCATGGCACAGTG GGAAAATAGTGTGCCGAGCACTTACTCTCCTGAGAGAGGGCTCCAGTTCCTGCCTAACACGTGCTGGAATGTGTGCTCCACTCCTGGTGCAGTGGGCTCTTTGGATGAAGCTGTGAGAG GTCCGTTAAGCTCCACCTCAGAGAATGCTATTGGTGATCAGTATAAAACTCAGATTCCCAATGCAGCGCCCTCTCTGAATTCCTTCCATACTGTCAGATATTATTCTAACGTCACCCCTTCCTATGACGAAACTGCCGTAACAAATCAGAACATTTCGATTCATTTACCTTCAGCCGTGCCCCCGGTCTCAAATCTTCTCCCTCAGCACTGCACTTCTGGGTTGGGCCAGACGTGCACTACACATCCCACCTGTCTG CAACAGTTTTGGGCATATTAA